From the bacterium genome, one window contains:
- a CDS encoding DUF3102 domain-containing protein: MSKTNSIDVLTDPEIQRHTQRILELQKEERQAREEMGRIVAGIGAELIAAKEALDKTPDRTAWQRWLKGHVHYSADTAQNYMRVARLVGKNRSASVFLGLEPTALYRLAALPDEKAATLTPDTLLTDPRTGRQTALSQMSARSLDRALDALEGKAVPQNPKPASAGVALAGETREDAAADAQRIMGLLADQLADIRKRKGSLAGASKQRVLEAIEHLRGIVLKWPAWATPATKKK; encoded by the coding sequence ATGAGTAAAACGAACTCGATAGACGTGTTGACCGATCCCGAGATCCAGCGGCATACCCAGCGAATTCTGGAATTGCAAAAAGAGGAACGGCAGGCGCGGGAGGAAATGGGGCGGATTGTGGCTGGGATTGGCGCCGAGCTGATCGCCGCCAAAGAGGCGCTCGACAAGACCCCGGACAGGACCGCTTGGCAGCGCTGGCTGAAAGGGCATGTGCATTACTCGGCGGACACGGCGCAGAATTACATGCGGGTCGCCAGGCTCGTTGGAAAAAACCGAAGCGCTTCGGTTTTTTTGGGCTTGGAACCCACCGCCCTGTATCGCCTCGCCGCGTTGCCTGACGAGAAGGCCGCCACACTCACACCCGATACGCTACTGACCGACCCGCGAACCGGGCGGCAAACCGCCCTCAGCCAGATGAGCGCCCGCTCGTTGGACCGGGCACTCGACGCCCTGGAGGGCAAGGCGGTCCCGCAGAACCCGAAACCGGCCTCCGCAGGTGTCGCGTTGGCAGGTGAGACCCGCGAGGATGCGGCCGCCGACGCCCAGCGAATCATGGGCCTGCTGGCCGATCAACTGGCGGATATCCGTAAACGAAAGGGATCCTTGGCCGGTGCCTCAAAACAACGGGTCCTGGAGGCGATCGAGCACCTGCGCGGCATCGTGTTGAAATGGCCTGCCTGGGCTACGCCTGCCACCAAGAAGAAATGA